The Anastrepha ludens isolate Willacy chromosome 2, idAnaLude1.1, whole genome shotgun sequence genome contains a region encoding:
- the LOC128857404 gene encoding enhancer of split malpha protein: MCQEQQQVAAAIANTNTNTQMQSSKLKPSYSIKRVLQTLFRNKQQHQQKQKQQHRQQQRLQQQQRQRLYNSLESLESLENLRNSQMEEQHYYEEIEDNSANEKLAELVQEVQPEDEEHDIYVPVRFARTNAGTFFWTTNLQPVLSSFAPIAADEDLLQPSYCYSNSQYPHMQYPYQQDRWAQA, from the coding sequence ATGTGCCAAGAACAGCAACAAGTAGCAGCGGCAATtgccaacaccaacaccaatacacaaatgcaaagttcaaagcTGAAGCCGAGCTATAGCATTAAGCGTGTCTTGCAGACACTCTTCCGTAACAAACAGCAGcatcagcaaaaacaaaagcagcaacaccgtcaacaacaacgtttgcagcaacaacaacgtcaACGTTTATACAATTCATTGGAGTCTTTGGAGTCGCTTGAAAATTTGCGCAATTCCCAAATGGAGGAGCAACACTACTATGAAGAGATCGAGGACAATTCGGCCAATGAAAAGCTAGCCGAGTTGGTGCAAGAGGTGCAGCCCGAGGACGAAGAACACGATATCTATGTACCAGTACGTTTTGCACGCACCAACGCAGGCACCTTTTTCTGGACCACCAACTTGCAACCGGTATTGAGCAGTTTTGCACCCATTGCCGCCGATGAGGATCTGTTGCAGCCCAGCTACTGCTACAGCAACTCACAATATCCACATATGCAGTACCCTTATCAGCAGGATCGCTGGGCACAAGCTTGA